Proteins from one Salmo salar chromosome ssa07, Ssal_v3.1, whole genome shotgun sequence genomic window:
- the LOC106608583 gene encoding ras-related protein Rab-1B has protein sequence MNPEYDYLFKLLLIGDSGVGKSCLLLRFADDTYTESYISTIGVDFKIRTIELDGKTIKLQIWDTAGQERFRTITSSYYRGAHGIIVVYDVTDQESYNNVKQWLQEIDRYASENVNKLLVGNKCDLTTKKVVDYTTAKEFADSLAIPFLETSAKNATNVEQAFMTMAAEIKKRMGPGATAGGDKPNLKIDSTPVRQSGGGCC, from the exons ATGAATCCAGAATA TGACTACCTGTTCAAGCTCCTCCTTATCGGTGACTCCGGTGTGGGAAAGTCCTGTCTTCTGCTCCGCTTTGCT gaCGACACCTACACAGAGAGCTACATCAGCACCATCGGTGTAGACTTCAAGATCCGCACCATCGAGCTGGACGGCAAGACCATCAAACTACAGATT tgGGACACTGCTGGTCAGGAGAGGTTCCGCACCATCACCTCCAGTTACTACAGGGGTGCCCACGGCATCATCGTGGTCTATGATGTCACAGATCAG GAGTCGTACAACAATGTGAAGCAGTGGCTGCAGGAGATCGACCGCTATGCCAGCGAGAACGTCAACAAGCTGCTGGTGGGGAACAAGTGTGACCTCACTACCAAgaaagtagtggactacacaacagCCAAG GAGTTTGCCGACTCCCTGGCCATCCCCTTCCTGGAAACAAGTGCCAAGAACGCCACCAACGTGGAGCAGGCCTTCATGACCATGGCTGCTGAGATCAAGAAGAGGATGGGACCCGGGGCCACGGCTGGAGGGGACAAGCCCAACCTGAAGATAGACAGCACCCCTGTCAGGCAGTCTGGAGGGGGGTGCTGTTAA